In Macrobrachium rosenbergii isolate ZJJX-2024 chromosome 4, ASM4041242v1, whole genome shotgun sequence, one genomic interval encodes:
- the LOC136837447 gene encoding uncharacterized protein, which produces MPHSGVVRESATTPLRVVFNASSKQSDGRSLNECLYAGPNLGELLFDFLLRFRSKSYAVTADISNAFHYVLLDPKNAKYANFLRPENSSNINTYKFKVTVFGVTSAPTSYSKSYITHL; this is translated from the coding sequence ATGCCTCACTCTGGGGTAGTTAGGGAAAGTGCAACTACACCACTACGAGTAgtgtttaatgcttcttcaaagcAAAGTGATGGGCGGTCACTTAATGAGTGCCTGTATGCCGGCCCTAACTTAGGAGAATTgttgtttgattttttgttgAGATTCCGGTCCAAGTCTTATGCTGTAACAGCAGATATTTCTAACGCATTTCACTACGTTCTCTTAGAccccaaaaatgcaaaatatgctaattttctgCGGCCAGAAAATTCATCCAACATTAATACCTACAAGTTTAAAGTAACAGTATTTGGTGTAACCTCAGCCCCTACCTCTTACAGCAAGTCTTACATAACTCATCTGTAG